The nucleotide window CGGTAATTCTCCCGAAGAATATAATCTGATCACCGTCAGTTGGGTCGGTACGATTTGTACAAACCCTCCTATGTGTTACATATCGATAAGACCCGAGCGACATTCTTATCCCATTTTAGCAAAAAATATGGAATTTGTAATAAACCTCACCACGGCAGCGATGGCAAAGGAAACCGATTGGTGCGGAGTACGTTCGGGAAAAGATTACAACAAGTTTGCTGAAACCGGTTTTACTCCTGTATCGGGAATCTCCGTATCGGCTCCTCATATCGATGAATCGCCTCTTTGTATCGAATGCCGTGTACGCGAAATTTTAAGTCTCGGATCGCACAATATGTTTATTGCCGATGTTATAAACGTACTGGCCGATGAAAAATATATCGATAAAGATACCGGGGCCTTCGATATGAACAAAGCCGGATTACTCGTATATTCTCACGGTCATTATTACGAAATTGGCAAAGAAATCGGTAAATTCGGATGGTCGGTGCAAAAGAAAAAAAAATAAAAATGAAAAGATACACTCTGTTTATATGGCTTTTCCTTTCGGCTCTTTCACTTTCGGCTCAAGAAAATGAAAAAACGGAAAATACATTTAACTGGGGGATCAGAGCCGGAGTAAACGCCCCTTTCGTCGACGTGCGTTCGGCATCGATTGACGGAGTGGGAATAGAATTACCGACTGTAAACAGCCAAATAGGCTTTTCCGGAGCTCTTTTCGGTAGAATAAATTTTAAACGAAATTTTATACAACTGGAAGCCGGTACCAGTTATCTGAGAAGCACGATGCAATTAAGTCCACTCGATTTTATACCAAACCTGGCTCCTGAGGAATACCCTGAAAGTTCGGTACAAAATCACATCTACGCACTCGATATTCCGCTACTCTACGGTTATAATTTCGTTAAACAAAAACCTTATGAGCTCGCTTTCTTTATCGGTCCGAAACTGAAATATATTTATAAAGAAACCTTTCGAATAGAAAATATAGGAAATTACCATATTACCAGAAACGAAAGCCTAAAACCCTTAACAATAAGTCTGGTATTAGGAGCTGGAGTATCCATTTCAAGATTTTTCATCGATTTCAGATATGAATTCGCGTTAATGAATATACAGGATAAGGGCGGATACAATCTTATCCCACCCGGTAGCAATCCTATTCCCGGAGTACTCTCGATACACAGAGGAATTAACTTGCTCAGTTTTTCGGTAGGTTTTACATTATAAGAACTTTTTTTACGACCAAAATCAGTATCTTTGCAACTTCGAACAGACAACAAATTATATCATACAGCACATGAAAAGAGACAATGCAATCTTTGACATCATCGACGAAGAACGTCAGAGACAAATGAAAGGAATCGAACTCATCGCTTCTGAAAATTTCGTTAGTGAACAAGTTATGCAGGCAATGGGATCCTGCCTGACCAATAAATACGCCGAAGGCTACCCCGGAAAACGCTACTACGGTGGATGCGAAGTGGTGGATAAAAGCGAAAATATCGCGATCGATCGCTTAAAAGAAATTTTCGGTGCGGAATGGGCCAACGTACAACCCCACTCCGGAGCTCAGGCAAACATGGCTGTTTTCATGGCCGTTCTCAACCCCGGTGATAAATTTCTCGGACTGAATCTTTCACACGGAGGACATCTTTCGCACGGTTCTCCCGTAAACTTCTCCGGGTTAATGTTCAAACCACTCGAATACGGTGTAAAAGAAGATACCGGTTATATCGATTATGATATGATGGAAGAAGTAGCCTTACGGGAACGTCCGAAATTAATTATCGGCGGAGCCTCAGCTTATTCCCGCGAATGGGATTATGCCCGTATGCGCAAAATAGCAGACGAAATAGGGGCTATCTTTATGGTAGATATGGCGCATCCTGCCGGTCTTATCGCTGCCGGTTTGCTCGAAAATCCTCTAAAATACGCCCATATCGTTACCTCTACCACACACAAAACTTTACGCGGTCCTCGTGGCGGTATTATCCTTTTGGGGAAAGATTTCGATAATCCCTGGGGCAAAACCACCCCCAAAGGAGAAATTAAAAAAATGTCGGCTCTTCTCGACTCTGCCGTATTCCCCGGCGTACAGGGCGGGCCTTTGGAACATGTAATTGCCGCGAAAGCCGTTTCTTTCGGTGAAGTTTTACAACCCGAATATAAAGAATACCAAAAACAAGTAAAAAAGAATGCTTCCGTAATGGCCCAAGCTTTTATGGATAAAGGATACAAAATCGTATCGAACGGAACCGACAATCACTGTATATTAATAGATTTACGTACCAAATTCCCCGACCTTACCGGGAAAGTCGCCGAAAAAGCCCTTGTTCAGGCCGATATTACAGCCAATAAGAATATGGTACCTTTCGACAGCCGTTCTCCATTCCAAACATCGGGTATCCGATTGGGAACTCCGGCTATCACTACGCGAGGTGCAAAAGAAGACCTCATGCTCGAGATCGTTGAAATGGTAGATACCGTACTTGCCAACCCAGAAAACGA belongs to Coprobacter tertius and includes:
- a CDS encoding flavin reductase family protein, which produces MKQNWKPGTMIYPLPAVLISCGNSPEEYNLITVSWVGTICTNPPMCYISIRPERHSYPILAKNMEFVINLTTAAMAKETDWCGVRSGKDYNKFAETGFTPVSGISVSAPHIDESPLCIECRVREILSLGSHNMFIADVINVLADEKYIDKDTGAFDMNKAGLLVYSHGHYYEIGKEIGKFGWSVQKKKK
- a CDS encoding porin family protein, whose amino-acid sequence is MKRYTLFIWLFLSALSLSAQENEKTENTFNWGIRAGVNAPFVDVRSASIDGVGIELPTVNSQIGFSGALFGRINFKRNFIQLEAGTSYLRSTMQLSPLDFIPNLAPEEYPESSVQNHIYALDIPLLYGYNFVKQKPYELAFFIGPKLKYIYKETFRIENIGNYHITRNESLKPLTISLVLGAGVSISRFFIDFRYEFALMNIQDKGGYNLIPPGSNPIPGVLSIHRGINLLSFSVGFTL
- the glyA gene encoding serine hydroxymethyltransferase: MKRDNAIFDIIDEERQRQMKGIELIASENFVSEQVMQAMGSCLTNKYAEGYPGKRYYGGCEVVDKSENIAIDRLKEIFGAEWANVQPHSGAQANMAVFMAVLNPGDKFLGLNLSHGGHLSHGSPVNFSGLMFKPLEYGVKEDTGYIDYDMMEEVALRERPKLIIGGASAYSREWDYARMRKIADEIGAIFMVDMAHPAGLIAAGLLENPLKYAHIVTSTTHKTLRGPRGGIILLGKDFDNPWGKTTPKGEIKKMSALLDSAVFPGVQGGPLEHVIAAKAVSFGEVLQPEYKEYQKQVKKNASVMAQAFMDKGYKIVSNGTDNHCILIDLRTKFPDLTGKVAEKALVQADITANKNMVPFDSRSPFQTSGIRLGTPAITTRGAKEDLMLEIVEMVDTVLANPENDNIIKSVREKVNATMKAYPLFAY